The DNA sequence ATCATATCAAACAGGACCGCCTTGCGGTCGGCCCGGTCGATCTGGTGCTCTAAAAAAGCTTTTTGCTTCTCCAGTAACTTGACCTTTTGCTCCAGTTCAAGAATCGTTTGTTCCTGGCTCTTTGGCATATGCGATGGAGTTTGGTTTTCCCAATCAAAGGTACCATATTTCCGGAGCCAATTGATGACTGTCGCATTCCCCTGGATACCATATTTACGCTGAGCCCCTTTTAAACTGAGATGACCTCGTTCTACTTCATGAACTACTCCAAGTTTGAAGGTCATCGAATAATCCTTCTGACTGCGCTTAATGTACTCTTTAATAATTTCTTCTTTCATAGTGTTACTTGTTGTGTAACGCTATTTCAGGACTAGACAATCTAAAAACAAAAGGGAACAACCCTTTCGGATCATTCCCTTTATTTATTTTTAACTCCGGACTTCGAACTTCGGACTCCGAACTTTTTTATTTACTGTGTTTGATATTTGCCTGAGCAGCAGCCAAACGTGCAATTGGCACACGGTATGGCGAACAACTTACGTAGTTCATTCCCACTTTATCGCAGAATTCAACCGAACTTGGTTCGCCGCCATGTTCGCCACAAATACCGACTTTCAGGTCGGGTTTCGTCTGGCGGCCACGGTTTACACCAATTTCAACCAGCAAACCTACACCGTTCTGATCCAATACCTGGAATGGGTCTTGTTTCAGGATGCCGCGGTTGAGATAATCGGGTAGGAATTTACCAGCGTCGTCGCGCGAGTAACCCAAAGTCATCTGGGTTAAGTCGTTGGTTCCGAATGAGAAGAAATCGGCTTCGGCAGCAATGTGGTCGGCTGTTAAAGCAGCGCGTGGAATTTCGATCATAGTACCTACCAAATAATCGATACGGTCGCCTTTTTCAGCAAATACTTTCTCGGCAACACTGCGGATGATTTCAGTCTGGTTTTTCAATTCGGCAACAGTACCTACCAGCGGAACCATAATTTCAGGACGGGCATCGATACCTTTAGCTTTCAAATTCATGGCAGCTTCGATGATGGCACGAGCCTGCATCGCAGTAATTTCAGGATAAGTAATACCCAACCGGCAACCACGGTGACCCAACATCGGGTTAAATTCGTGCAGCGATTCCACTTTGTGTTTCACCTGTTCAACCGAAATGCCCATTTCAGCGGCCATTTCTTTCTGGTTGGCTTCTTCGTGAGGTACAAATTCGTGCAATGGTGGATCGAGCAAACGAATAGTAACGCCATAACCGGCCATCGCTTCAAAAATTCCTTCGAAGTCGCTGCGCTGCATTGGCAACAGTTTTTCGAGCGCTTTTTCGCGTCCGGCAACGTCGTCGGCCAAAATCATTTCGCGCATGGCTTTAATGCGGTCGCCTTCGAAGAACATGTGCTCGGTACGGGTCAACCCAATACCTTTTGCACCGAAGTTTCGGGCGATCTGTGCGTCTTTTGGTGTATCAGCGTTGGTGCGTACACTCATGCGGGTATATTTTTCTGCAATTTCCATCAGTTCGCCAAAGTATCCACTCAATTCAGGATCGATAGTAGCAATTTTACCATCGTAAACTTCACCGGTAGTACCGTTCAGCGAAATAAAATCGCCTTCTTTAAAGGTTTTTCCATCAACCACCATGGTGCGGGCTTTGTAGTCGATCTGCAGCGATCCGGCACCCGAAACGCAGCATTTTCCCATACCACGGGCAACAACAGCAGCGTGCGAGGTCATACCGCCACGGGCTGTCAAAATACCCTGAGCTACGGTCATACCACGAAGGTCTTCAGGTGAAGTTTCGATACGAACCAATACCACTTTTTTGCCTTCAGCAACCCATTCGGTAGCTTCGTCGGCAAAGAATACGATTTGGCCTGTGGCAGCTCCAGGAGAAGCAGGCAAACCTTTTGCCAGAACACGGGCAGCTTTGATGGCTTTTTTATCGAATACTGGGTGTAGTAATTCATCGAGTTTGTTAGGCTCAACGCGGAGTAAGGCTGTTTTTTCGTCAATCAAACCTTCTTTCAGCATGTCGATGGCAATTTGCACCATAGCAGCTCCGGTACGTTTCCCGCTGCGGGTCTGCAACATCCACATTTTGCCTTCCTGAATGGTGAACTCCATATCCTGCATGTCTTTGTAATGCTTTTCAAGGTTCTTCTGGATGTTGAACAAAGCCTGGTACATTTCAGGCATTGCTTCTTCAAGCGAAGGATATTTGGCAGCGCGGTCGGCTTCAGAAACGCCAGCCAGAGCAGCCCAACGTATCGAACCTTCTTTGGTAATTTGCTGTGGGGTACGGATACCGGCCACAACGTCTTCGCCCTGAGCATTGATCAGATATTCACCATTGAATAAGTTTTCACCGGTTCCGGCATCGCGGCTAAAGCAAACGCCTGTTCCTGAAGTCAGACCCATGTTACCGAATACCATAGCCTGAACGTTAACTGCAGTTCCCCATTCTTCAGGAATCTGGTTCAGCTGGCGGTAGTAGATCGCGCGGTCGTTCATCCAGCTATTGAATACGGCACAAACAGCACCCCAAAGTTGTTCGTATGAACTTTCAGGAAAATCGTGACCGGTTTTGGCTTTTACGGCAGCTTTAAATTTGGTAACCAGTTCTTTCAGTGCATCTACCGAAAGTTCGTTATCGTTGATAACACCTTTTTCGTGTTTTACTTCTTCCAGAATTTCTTCGAAAGGATCGATATCGGTTTTTGATGTGGGTTTCATGTCAAGAACTACATCGCCATACATTTGAACAAAACGGCGGTAGCTATCCCAAACGAAACGTGGATTGCCGGTCTTTTTTGCCATGCCTTCCACCACAGTGTCGTTTAATCCGAGGTTTAAAATAGTATCCATCATCCCGGGCATTGAGGCACGTGCACCAGAACGAACTGATACTAAAAGTGGATTGGTGGAATCGCCAAACTTGCCACCGGTTTGTGCTTCAACTTGAGCAATTGCGGCCTCAACATCAGCTTTGATAAGTTCGACCACGTAGTCACGACCCAGTTTGTTGTAAAGGGTACAAACATCAGTAGTGATAGTGAATCCAGGAGGAACAGGAACACCAATCAGGTTCATTTCTGCAAGGTTTGCGCCTTTACCTCCAAGTAAATTTTTCATATCAGCTTTTCCTTCAGCTGCACCATTCCCAAACGTGTAAACGTACTTTGTCATAGAGTGTTAGTTTATAAATTATTGATATGTTATCGGTTATTTTTATTTAGGTGTGTAATGTCTTGGTTAATCTCACGTATTTAAATCAATTGTTTGTACTACATATTAAAATTGAATCCCAAAATCAAACGTACAAGTATCAATTTTGTTTTTGATTTCAGAGTGATGCAAATATATATATTCGTTCATCAAGCTAAAAGCACTTTCTTAACTTTAATTTAATGTTGGTGAGTTTTTATTGCTATGGATCAAAAAATCTGTAGTTCAGGTAATTCAATAGTATGTTGAATTAATTGTTTTTGCTTGTCCCTTTTTATGTAATAAGAATATTTAAATGTCGCATTTTAAATTCTACCGATATTGTTGACTCACCCCATCGCATCTGCGATGCTCTGCCCCTCTCTAAGAGTAGAGAGGGGAGAAGCCCCCGAGTACTCGGGGGCTTGGGGTGAGTGGATTCAAAACACGACATTATATTTTTGCCATTACTTAAAATATCTTTTTGCTTGAAATTTTATTTCAGAAATGCTTACAACTCGTGTTCTCAGTAATCTTAACATTACTTAACGATCGTTTAAACATCTTAACTGAACGGTGATTTATCTTTGTTGTGTAGCTAGAAGCAAGTAATAACACAGAATAGGTTTTTTCATAGAAATAGGTTAGGTTAGGTTGAAAAGGATGGTTGGGGCCATCCTTTTTTTTGTCCTTTTAATTTTGATTTTAGTAGTGTGAGTATAAATCAGAAAAAACTGCCAAATATGGATATTCGATAATTTTAATCTTCTTTAACGTTGATTCAGATGTGTTAACAGAGTTGGTCAGTATATTTGTAGAGGCAATATAGAGATAAAAGTTTAGTTTTTTTCATAGAAATAGGTTTGGTTAGTTAGAAAAGGATGGCAGGGGTCATCCTTTTTTCATTAGCAGATTTTATTCTAAAACTGACTCTTAGTTGCCCTGAAAAAGGGATGGTGATGATTTAAAGTTCTTTAACTTTCATTCAGGTGCATTAACTTAATCGTGAGTTATTTTTGTATCAGACATTAGAAGTAAAAGTTTAGTTTTTTTTCATAGATAAGTTTGGTTTTGTGAGGAAAGGATGAAGAGATTCATCCTTTTTTTTATTGCGGTTTTTATTGTTTATCATATTTATGAATCAATTTGAGCCTTGAAATGTCCGAAAAATGAATTTTTATGTCAAAAAGTCGGTTGATTTTGATTATTTCTGAAATATTTTCCATAGAAGCATTCATTACCAGTCAATTTGTCTCGTGTTCGTGCGAAAACGATATTGGCAAACCATTTGATTGCTTCGATTCGTTATCTTTATTTTGGAAACAGTTAAAACTAAGTATATGAACTTTAATAATTTCACCATTAAGTCGCAGGAAGCTATTCAACATGCTTTTGAGGTGGCACAGGGCAAGCAACAGCAAGCTATTGAAACGGGACATGTTTTGAAAGGTCTTTTTCACGAAGCAGAAAACGTAGTTGGATTTTTGTTGAAAAAACTGGGTTCAAACCCGGTTGCGATTCAACAGGCGCTCGACCGCATTGTAGATTCGTATCCGAAAGTTACCGGAGGCGAACCTTATTTATCGACTGATGCCAACAAGGCTTTGCAGAAGTCAATTGCGATCATGCAGGAAATGAACGACCAGTTTGTCTCGGTTGAGCATATTTTAATGGGATTGCTGGAAACCGGAGATACCATTAGCCATCTTCTGAAGGATTCTGGAGTTTCCAAAAAGGAACTTGAAATGGCGGTAAAAGAACTTCGGAAAGGAGCCAAAGCGGACAGCCAGAGTGCTGAAGATAAATTTGATTCACTAAACCGATTTGCTGTTAACCTGAATCAACGAGCCCGTGACGGGAAGCTTGATCCTGTTATTGGTCGCGACGACGAAATCCGCCGTATTCTTCAAATCTTATCCCGAAGAACAAAAAATAATCCGATTTTGATTGGCGAACCTGGAACAGGAAAAACTGCCATTGCAGAAGGTTTGGCGCAACGAATTGTTCGTGGCGATGTGCCTGAAAACCTAAAAACAAAACAGCTCTTTTCGCTTGATATGGGCGCTTTGATTGCTGGGGCAAAGTATAAAGGCGAATTTGAAGAACGTTTAAAAGCTGTTGTAAACGAGGTTGTCTCAGCAAATGGCGAAATTATTCTGTTTATCGATGAAATTCACACCTTGGTTGGTGCTGGTAAAAGTGATGGAGCCATGGATGCTGCAAATATTCTTAAACCTGCTTTGGCACGTGGAGAACTTCGGGCAATAGGAGCAACAACATTAAATGAATATCAGAAATATTTTGAAAAGGATAAAGCGCTGGAACGCCGTTTCCAGATTGTGACTGTTGACGAACCGGATACTTTAAGTGCCATCGCGATTTTGCGTGGATTGAAAGAACGGTACGAAAATCACCACAAGGTGCGAATCAAAGATGAAGCAATTATTGCTTCGGTTGAACTGTCGCAAAGGTATATTACCGAACGTTTTTTGCCGGATAAGGCTATCGATCTGATGGACGAAGCCGCAGCGCGTTTGCGTCTGGAAATGGATTCGGTTCCGCAGGAATTGGACGAAATTGACCGCAAAATTATGCAGCTCGAAATTGAACGGGAAGCCATTAAACGCGAAAAAGATGAGAAAAAGCTTTCTGTTTTGAATGAAGATATTGCCAATCTGAAACAGGAACAATCGAAATTCAGGGCACAATGGCAGCTCGAAAAGTCGCTGATTGATGGAATTCAGCAAAAGAAACAGGAAATTGAATCGATGAAACTCGAAGCCGATCAGGCTGAACGTGCCGGTGATTTTGGTCGGGTGGCTGAAATCAGGTATGGTAAAATAGGGGAATCCGAAGCGGAAATTGAGAAATTAAAAGCAGAATTAAGTAATAATAAAGCTCAGCATTTGATTAAGGAAGAGGTTGACGCTGAAGATATTTCACAAATTGTTTCGCGCTGGACTGGTATTCCGGTTGCCCGAATGTTGCAGAGTGAACGCGAAAAGCTTTTGCATTTGGAAGATGAACTTCACCAGCGGGTGATTGGACAGCATGAAGCGATTCGCGCGGTTTCTGATGCCGTCCGAAGAAGTAGGGCAGGGCTTCAGGATGAGAAACGACCTATCGGTTCCTTCATTTTTCTTGGAACTACCGGGGTTGGAAAAACCGAACTGGCAAAAGCGTTGGCTGAATACCTGTTCGATGATGAGAATATGCTTACCCGAATCGATATGTCGGAATATCAGGAAAAATTTTCGGTGACCCGGCTTATTGGTTCTCCTCCCGGATACGTTGGATATGACGAAGGTGGTCAGTTAACTGAAGCTGTTCGCCGGAAACCCTATTCTGTAATTCTTTTCGATGAAATTGAAAAGGCACATCCGGATGTTTTTAACGTATTACTTCAGGTTTTAGACGATGGTCGTTTGACGGATAACAAAGGTCGAGTGGCCAATTTCAAGAATACGATTATTATCATGACCTCCAACATCGGATCGCATTTGATTCAGGACCGTTTTGAGAAAATGAATGAACGAAATATGGCGGAAATTGAGG is a window from the Aquipluma nitroreducens genome containing:
- the ppdK gene encoding pyruvate, phosphate dikinase; translation: MTKYVYTFGNGAAEGKADMKNLLGGKGANLAEMNLIGVPVPPGFTITTDVCTLYNKLGRDYVVELIKADVEAAIAQVEAQTGGKFGDSTNPLLVSVRSGARASMPGMMDTILNLGLNDTVVEGMAKKTGNPRFVWDSYRRFVQMYGDVVLDMKPTSKTDIDPFEEILEEVKHEKGVINDNELSVDALKELVTKFKAAVKAKTGHDFPESSYEQLWGAVCAVFNSWMNDRAIYYRQLNQIPEEWGTAVNVQAMVFGNMGLTSGTGVCFSRDAGTGENLFNGEYLINAQGEDVVAGIRTPQQITKEGSIRWAALAGVSEADRAAKYPSLEEAMPEMYQALFNIQKNLEKHYKDMQDMEFTIQEGKMWMLQTRSGKRTGAAMVQIAIDMLKEGLIDEKTALLRVEPNKLDELLHPVFDKKAIKAARVLAKGLPASPGAATGQIVFFADEATEWVAEGKKVVLVRIETSPEDLRGMTVAQGILTARGGMTSHAAVVARGMGKCCVSGAGSLQIDYKARTMVVDGKTFKEGDFISLNGTTGEVYDGKIATIDPELSGYFGELMEIAEKYTRMSVRTNADTPKDAQIARNFGAKGIGLTRTEHMFFEGDRIKAMREMILADDVAGREKALEKLLPMQRSDFEGIFEAMAGYGVTIRLLDPPLHEFVPHEEANQKEMAAEMGISVEQVKHKVESLHEFNPMLGHRGCRLGITYPEITAMQARAIIEAAMNLKAKGIDARPEIMVPLVGTVAELKNQTEIIRSVAEKVFAEKGDRIDYLVGTMIEIPRAALTADHIAAEADFFSFGTNDLTQMTLGYSRDDAGKFLPDYLNRGILKQDPFQVLDQNGVGLLVEIGVNRGRQTKPDLKVGICGEHGGEPSSVEFCDKVGMNYVSCSPYRVPIARLAAAQANIKHSK
- the clpB gene encoding ATP-dependent chaperone ClpB; translated protein: MNFNNFTIKSQEAIQHAFEVAQGKQQQAIETGHVLKGLFHEAENVVGFLLKKLGSNPVAIQQALDRIVDSYPKVTGGEPYLSTDANKALQKSIAIMQEMNDQFVSVEHILMGLLETGDTISHLLKDSGVSKKELEMAVKELRKGAKADSQSAEDKFDSLNRFAVNLNQRARDGKLDPVIGRDDEIRRILQILSRRTKNNPILIGEPGTGKTAIAEGLAQRIVRGDVPENLKTKQLFSLDMGALIAGAKYKGEFEERLKAVVNEVVSANGEIILFIDEIHTLVGAGKSDGAMDAANILKPALARGELRAIGATTLNEYQKYFEKDKALERRFQIVTVDEPDTLSAIAILRGLKERYENHHKVRIKDEAIIASVELSQRYITERFLPDKAIDLMDEAAARLRLEMDSVPQELDEIDRKIMQLEIEREAIKREKDEKKLSVLNEDIANLKQEQSKFRAQWQLEKSLIDGIQQKKQEIESMKLEADQAERAGDFGRVAEIRYGKIGESEAEIEKLKAELSNNKAQHLIKEEVDAEDISQIVSRWTGIPVARMLQSEREKLLHLEDELHQRVIGQHEAIRAVSDAVRRSRAGLQDEKRPIGSFIFLGTTGVGKTELAKALAEYLFDDENMLTRIDMSEYQEKFSVTRLIGSPPGYVGYDEGGQLTEAVRRKPYSVILFDEIEKAHPDVFNVLLQVLDDGRLTDNKGRVANFKNTIIIMTSNIGSHLIQDRFEKMNERNMAEIEEQTRTDLFELLRKTISPEFLNRIDDVIMFTPLTRKDIREIVKLQINLILKRIPNNQFTIEVSEEAIDWLAVVGYDPTHGARPVKRMLQKYLINDLSKEILSGRMEGRTKVMVAVENDEIVFRYEF